DNA sequence from the Stenotrophomonas oahuensis genome:
GACCACGGCGAGGCGGCGCTATGCCGGTGCCTGCCGGCACCGGATCAATTTCGAGCGCGTGCGAGGGCACCGGCCGGCTGCTCGCCGCCCGGTGGTGACGCCTACCTCTCTCGCCGGCGTCCTGCAGGCGCTGCGCGCCTGCAGAAATCTCTCTCGATCACTCGCGATCGCGCGGGCGGAGCATGCCCCGCCCGCGCCTGGCAGCGGCATCCGCCGCTGCTGCCGGCGCTTCGCACCGTTGGACCGTTCGTCATGGCCAGTCGGCTCCCGCCGCTGTGGACGGTTCGCAGAGTCCGTCTGCCTGGCGGCCTATTTCCCTACCGCAACCGCTTCCGCCTGCACAGGACCGCTGGCGCTCTCCTCCTGTGCAGCCGGCCCCGGCCGCGGTACGGGGGCCTTACGGCACACGGGACTCAGCGAAGCAACCATCCACCAAGGGAGCAACTGCCATGACGAACAACGCAACCCCCCTCGATCACTCGCGCAAGCAGAAGCAACAGCGAAAGCCAAAGCCGGCTACAGGATCTAGCAAAGCAGCCATCGCAAAGCACAGCGACGAGCTGACTACCGGTTTTAAGGAAATCCCCAAGGGCTACGTCGTGCGCAACGGCCACGCTATCACCGCCAAGACGATCCGCGACGTAGGCCCGAGGGACATGGAAATCGTCCAGCACGCCATCGCCGCATTCGGCCACCTGTTGAAGCCCTATGCAGTTCAGACCCTCGCCGGGTTTGCCTCGCTGATCGAACTCAGCACGCCTCACCCGAAGGCGCGTGCCGTGGCCGACACCCTCCACCGCCTTTCGGCCTAAAGCCATGTGGAAAAGAGACTGGCGAAAGGCAGTTCTTAAAGACCTCAAACGCTGCGGATTCGGCCTAACCGACGACAACCGAATCATCCACAAAAGCGGCACCTACACCAACGTCGTCGTTACCCACAACAACAACATCAGCCGACTCCAAGCATGCAGCACAACGGGAACACCGCTTTGGACCGGCACGCGCATCAGCGCCTTTATTGAGGCCTTTTGGCCTGCATCACCGAATCACTGACACACCAAAAAACTACAGACAGGGAATCCAGCATGAGCACCGAAATCTTCAAGTCCTTCAAGATCGTTGACCTGACCGTCTCCCCGCACAACGTGCGCTTCAAGGTCACTCCGAAGCCGGAAGTCGTGGAAGCACTGGCCGACAACATCATTGCCGTGAACAGCGATGGCCGCCTTATCAACCCGCTGACCGTCTACGAGTCCGAAGGCAATGACGGCGGCATCGTCGCGGGCAAGACCCGCCTGCTGGCCCTGCAGCTGCTGGTGGAGGACGGCCGACTGCCGGAAGACGCAGAGACCCTGTGCGCCGTGGTCCACAGTGAAGCTCAGGCTGTGCTGGTCAGCCAGTCGGAGAACAACCAGCGCACCAATATGCATCCGCTGGACGAGTGCGACGGTTTCCAGAAGCTGATCGACAAGGGTATGAGCATCGAAGGCGTCGCCCTGGCATTCGGCCAGACCACCCGCTACATCGAGGGCCGTCTGCGTCTGAACAGCGCTGCGCCGGTGCTGCTGGATGGCTACCGCAAGCGCAATTTCCCGGCGCTGGAACAGCTGATGGCGCTGACCCTGACCGACGACCATGCACGTCAGGTAGCAGTTTGGGAAAGCTGCAACGCCAACGCTTACACCTGCAAGCCCAAGCAGCTGCGCGCTGAACTGACCGAGCCGGATGCCATCGATGCCAGCAGCGATCGCCGCATCACTCTCGTGTCGGTTGCAGACTATCAGGCCGCTGGTGGCGAGGTGCAGGCTTCGCTGCTGACCGACCACAGCTACCTGCTGAACCCGCGTCTGTTCGAGGAACTGGTGGAAGCCAAGCTGCGCGAACTGGCCGCCGACGTTCAGGCCGAAGGCTGGTCGTGGGTCGAAATTGAAACGCAGAACGTCTACGCGGCCGCTCAGAAGTACGCCACCACGCGCCCGGAGGACGTGGAAATGTCCGACGAAGAGCAGGCCCACCTGGACGAACTGGAACAGGCGAAGGACGAGGCAGAGACCGCCTATGAGAACGCTCCGGGAGGCTCCGACGAAGAGGACGCGGCGGACAATGCACGCGAAGCGGCGGTCGAGGCCCTGATTGCCTTCCGGGCCAAGTTCAAGACCTTCACCGCCGAGCAGAAGGCGTTCGGTGGGGCCATTGTTGGCCTGTCCAATGATGGTTCGCTCGATATCCGACGCGGGCTGGTCCGACGCGAAGAGCGCCGCGATCTGGACGCGGCCGCCGCCGCTGGCCGTCTCAGCAGCGCCCCGACTGGTGGCCGCGAGACCGGTGATGCGGGTCGTCCCAAGGAAGAAATGAGCCGTGCAATGGTGGATGATCTGCGCGGCCTGCGCATCATCGCCGTTCAGAACGCAGTGGCGAAGAATGCCCGGTTTGCCAAGGTGATGATGGCCCTGTGGGCGGTCGAAGAACTGACCGGCGATTCGTTCGACTACAGCGCGGATCGCCTGCCGACCGATTTGGGGATCACCAGCATGGGCCTGCGCGGGCGTTTGAGCCAGCTGGGTCCGGTGGTGCAGACCGCTCGTAATGAACAGGAAGAGGCGTTCACCGCCGTGGTTGCGGGCCTGCCGGAGACCGCCGCCGAGCGCTGGAATGCACTGGTGCAGATGACCGACGAACAGCTGGACTCCATCATCGCCCACGCTTTCGCTACCAGCCTGTGCCCGAGCGATAAGCACGAAGGAATCACCGCAATGCTGCTGGATGCAGTCGATTTTGATATGGCCGAGCATTTCGTGGCTACCCCGGAGAACTTCACGGCGCGTGCATCCAAGAAGCTTGTTGTCCAGGCGCTGGTCGAAGTCGAGAAGGCCGCCGATGCCCACGTGCTGCTGACGATGAAAAAAGACGGGCTGGCCGACGTGGCGGCACATCGCCTGACCGGTACGGGCTGGGTGCCGGAGTTGATCCGCACCCCGGCTCGCGAGCCGAAGCAGGTTGAGCCGAAGGCGGATGAAAAAACGCCTGCCAAGAAGGCCACGACCAAGAAGGCAGCCGCTCCGGCCAAGAAGGCTCCGGCCAAGAAGAAGTAATCGGGCGGCGGGGCGGCATGGCCGCCCCGCTCCACCCTGCCTACCTTCCTACTTCACAGGAACACCGCCATGACCTCTACTGCAACCACCAATAGCGTCCTGGACTTGGGTACCGCCGACAGCGGCCCCGTCGCGGCCGCCGAGGCCAGCGCAGCCCGGCACCCGCTCTCGCAGGTGCCGGGAACGATTGCCGCGTTCGCCGATGACCTGGAGCAGCTTGCCGCCGAGCTGGTGGCGATGGGACGACTGCACGACCCCGAGGAATTGCGTCAGCGCGCTGGCTGGGCCGCCGAAAGCGCCCAGCGAGCAGGCCTGACCCCGTTGTATTCCGAGCTGGCCGCACTCTCGCGCCTGCAGGACGCCGACGAGCTGCGCCGCCGCGCTGGC
Encoded proteins:
- a CDS encoding ParB/RepB/Spo0J family partition protein — encoded protein: MSTEIFKSFKIVDLTVSPHNVRFKVTPKPEVVEALADNIIAVNSDGRLINPLTVYESEGNDGGIVAGKTRLLALQLLVEDGRLPEDAETLCAVVHSEAQAVLVSQSENNQRTNMHPLDECDGFQKLIDKGMSIEGVALAFGQTTRYIEGRLRLNSAAPVLLDGYRKRNFPALEQLMALTLTDDHARQVAVWESCNANAYTCKPKQLRAELTEPDAIDASSDRRITLVSVADYQAAGGEVQASLLTDHSYLLNPRLFEELVEAKLRELAADVQAEGWSWVEIETQNVYAAAQKYATTRPEDVEMSDEEQAHLDELEQAKDEAETAYENAPGGSDEEDAADNAREAAVEALIAFRAKFKTFTAEQKAFGGAIVGLSNDGSLDIRRGLVRREERRDLDAAAAAGRLSSAPTGGRETGDAGRPKEEMSRAMVDDLRGLRIIAVQNAVAKNARFAKVMMALWAVEELTGDSFDYSADRLPTDLGITSMGLRGRLSQLGPVVQTARNEQEEAFTAVVAGLPETAAERWNALVQMTDEQLDSIIAHAFATSLCPSDKHEGITAMLLDAVDFDMAEHFVATPENFTARASKKLVVQALVEVEKAADAHVLLTMKKDGLADVAAHRLTGTGWVPELIRTPAREPKQVEPKADEKTPAKKATTKKAAAPAKKAPAKKK